Genomic window (Longimicrobium sp.):
CCCTCCGCGGCGGGGCCAATCCCCTGGCCACGCTGGAGATCCTGGGCCAGTGCTTCGTGGAGAAGGGGCAGTACGCGGTGGCCGCGCGCGTGCTGGACCGGGCGCTGCGCATCCCGGGCGCGTCGGACGCGGACCTGGTGGGCGTGCTGTACCAGCTGGGCCGCTCGGAAGAGGCGATGGGGCGGCCGCGGCAGGCGGTGGACTACTACGAGCGGGTGCTCTCGGTCGACATCCGCTTCCGCGACGCGGGGCGCCGGATCGAGGCGCTGCGGGCCGCCACGGGAGCCGCGCCGTTTTGACACCCGCGGAACGCCCGGTTAGGTTGTGCCCCGATCCAACCCGAAACTTCAAGAGCCACGCGCTTCCGACGGCATGACGCTGCGCATCGCCCCCATCCGGCTGTCCCACATCCACGCGCCCGTCCAGGACCGCCTGGATGCGGTGGTGGACGAGATCCGCCGCATCGTGGTGAGCGACTTCGCCCCCGTGGACGAGGTCAACCACTACCTGCTGAAGATCCGCGGCAAGCTCTTCCGCCCGGGGCTGGTGCTGCTCTGCGACCAGCTGAACGGCGAGGCCAACCGCACCGCCGAGACGCTGGCCGCCCTCATCGAGCTCGTCCATCTGGCCACGCTGGTCCACGACGACGCGGTGGACCACTCGGTGCTGCGCCGCGGGATGCCCACGGTGAACGCGATGTGGAGCCACCAGGTCGCCATCATCATGGGCGACTATCTCTACTCCCGCTCCATCACCGAGATCACCCGGCTGGGCGAGATCGAGCCGATCCGCGTGATCGCCGCGGCCGCCAACGCCATGACGGTGGGCGAGATGCGGCAGCTGGTGAGCCACGACGCGCTCGCCTTCGGCGAGGACGACTACTTCCGGCTGATCGACAGCAAGACGGCGTCGCTGATGTCGGCCGCGTGCGAGATGGGCGCGCTCACCGGCGCGCCGCAGCACCGCGACGCGCTGGCCCGCTACGGCACCGAGCTGGGGCGCGCCTTCCAGGTGGCCGACGACCTGCTGGACTACACGGCCGACCCGGCGGTCACCGGCAAGCCGAGCGGGCTGGACCTGCGCGAGCACAAGGTCACGCTCCCGCTGATCCACGCGCTGCCGCGGCTCTCGCGCGCCGAGCGCGCCGAGGCCGAGGCACTCTTCCGCGACCCCGAGCCCTCGGACGAGGCCATCCACGCGCTGGTGGAGGTGATCGCGGCGCACGGCGGGCTGGAGTACGCGCGCGAGAAGGCGCTGGAGTCGGCGCAGCGCGCACACGACGCGCTGGAGGGGCTCCCCGCGGGGCCGGTGCTGGAGGCGCTGCACGACAGCGTGGTGTACGCGGTGGAGCGCCGCAGGTAGCGGCACCGCAATTGCCGAAGGCGCGGCACGAGGGGGCGCGGCCTCCACGAACGGAGCTCGGGACCTAACGGGGCAGGGGGAGGGGAGATGGTGAACGCGACACGCCGGCGGATGGGGCGGCTCCTGGTGGTGGTGCTGATCGGCCTGCTGCTGGGGGCGCTGCTCTCGG
Coding sequences:
- a CDS encoding polyprenyl synthetase family protein — protein: MTLRIAPIRLSHIHAPVQDRLDAVVDEIRRIVVSDFAPVDEVNHYLLKIRGKLFRPGLVLLCDQLNGEANRTAETLAALIELVHLATLVHDDAVDHSVLRRGMPTVNAMWSHQVAIIMGDYLYSRSITEITRLGEIEPIRVIAAAANAMTVGEMRQLVSHDALAFGEDDYFRLIDSKTASLMSAACEMGALTGAPQHRDALARYGTELGRAFQVADDLLDYTADPAVTGKPSGLDLREHKVTLPLIHALPRLSRAERAEAEALFRDPEPSDEAIHALVEVIAAHGGLEYAREKALESAQRAHDALEGLPAGPVLEALHDSVVYAVERRR